Proteins found in one Azospirillum thermophilum genomic segment:
- a CDS encoding flagellar biosynthesis repressor FlbT, giving the protein MALKLRLKPCERVVINGCVLQNDNRRHTLTVSNFAHIIRGSDIMQEEEADTPVRRAYFVIQSMLLDPGAAEQYSSIITGIMAKLYNAFVHPEMQDRIMQAMQNVSERDYYKALACLRPVMQYEETVLDGAKRRHDAMDEPRVGG; this is encoded by the coding sequence ATGGCGCTTAAGCTCCGCCTCAAACCCTGTGAACGCGTGGTGATCAACGGCTGCGTTCTGCAGAACGACAACCGTCGCCACACCCTGACGGTCAGCAACTTCGCCCACATCATCCGCGGCAGCGACATCATGCAGGAGGAGGAGGCGGACACCCCCGTCCGTCGCGCCTACTTCGTGATCCAGAGCATGCTGCTCGACCCTGGTGCGGCGGAGCAGTACAGCAGCATCATCACCGGCATCATGGCGAAGCTCTACAACGCCTTCGTCCATCCGGAGATGCAGGACCGCATCATGCAGGCGATGCAGAACGTCAGCGAGCGCGACTACTACAAGGCGCTCGCCTGCCTGCGGCCGGTGATGCAGTACGAGGAGACGGTGCTCGACGGCGCCAAGCGGCGCCACGATGCCATGGACGAACCCCGCGTGGGAGGATGA
- a CDS encoding DUF1217 domain-containing protein has product MTTLQDLRQVTRNQDRYDQMIRSRADVKRQIEYFTANIGKVTTVDEFMKDDKLYRFVMEAFDLGSQVNAKGLIRKVLNEGVTDPYALANRMSDSKFKEMAKILAFKETDGKTLKEPKIVQAIVDRFVKVKAEMKAEETNPAVRLALYFQRKAPTINNWYQVLADRALQKVVFTALDIPNQAALQDLDRLVTKIKTRFDIADLKDPKKLTKFIERFSAMYDVQNGFSSGTSSVSSTVVSMMSPVSRRGRASIISIDPSVTMSLLKFPRF; this is encoded by the coding sequence ATGACCACGCTCCAGGACCTTCGGCAGGTCACGCGCAACCAGGACCGCTACGACCAGATGATCCGGTCGCGCGCCGACGTGAAGCGTCAGATCGAGTATTTCACCGCCAACATCGGCAAGGTGACGACCGTCGACGAGTTCATGAAGGACGACAAGCTCTATCGCTTCGTGATGGAGGCCTTCGACCTCGGCAGCCAGGTCAACGCCAAGGGACTGATCCGCAAGGTGCTGAACGAGGGCGTGACCGATCCGTACGCCCTCGCCAACCGCATGAGCGACAGCAAGTTCAAGGAGATGGCGAAGATCCTGGCCTTCAAGGAGACGGACGGCAAGACCCTGAAGGAGCCGAAGATCGTCCAGGCGATCGTCGACCGCTTCGTCAAGGTGAAGGCCGAGATGAAGGCGGAGGAGACGAATCCGGCGGTCCGTCTTGCCCTCTATTTCCAGCGCAAGGCGCCGACCATCAACAACTGGTATCAGGTTCTGGCCGACCGCGCGCTGCAAAAGGTCGTCTTCACCGCCCTCGACATTCCCAACCAGGCGGCCCTGCAGGATCTCGACCGCCTGGTCACGAAGATCAAGACGCGCTTCGACATCGCGGACTTGAAGGATCCCAAGAAGCTGACGAAGTTCATCGAGCGCTTCTCGGCCATGTACGACGTGCAGAACGGCTTCTCCAGCGGGACGTCCTCCGTCTCGTCCACGGTGGTGTCGATGATGTCGCCGGTCAGCCGGCGTGGCCGGGCCTCGATCATCTCGATCGATCCGTCGGTGACGATGTCGCTGCTGAAGTTCCCGCGCTTCTGA
- the fliI gene encoding flagellar protein export ATPase FliI, giving the protein MRVLSNLLAEIERMPTRSLRGTIRTAVGMTLEVDGLQRALAVGDKCYAETTRGGRLLCETIGFRNGRSLLMAFDNLEGVAEGCAAVTDDTAFTLRPGRGWLGRVVNALGQPVDGKGPLRNGEHPRPLRAGPPAACARRRVGGKIATGVRAMDAFVPVCRGQRLGVFAGSGVGKSTLLSMLARHANADAIVIGLVGERGREVQEFIQDDLGEDGLARSVVIVATSDEPPLMRRQAAYLCMTVAEELRDQGQHVLCLIDSVTRFAMAQREIGLAAGEPPTTKSYPPSVFAELPRLLERAGPGNADSPGDITGIFTVLVDGDDHDEPIADAVRGILDGHMVLDRKIAETGRYPAVNILRSVSRTMPGCHSAEENRLVTTARRLAVTFENMRELVRLGAYKKGADPEVDAAVLLHPHLEDFLRQGKDDTTAPAESFHLLEQILSSLPADAPA; this is encoded by the coding sequence ATGCGCGTACTCTCGAACCTGCTGGCGGAGATCGAACGGATGCCGACGCGCAGCCTGCGCGGCACCATCCGCACCGCCGTCGGCATGACGCTGGAGGTGGACGGGCTGCAGCGGGCGCTGGCGGTCGGCGACAAATGCTATGCCGAGACGACGCGCGGCGGCCGGCTGCTGTGCGAGACCATCGGGTTCCGCAACGGCCGGTCCCTGCTGATGGCCTTCGACAATCTGGAAGGGGTGGCGGAGGGCTGCGCCGCCGTCACCGACGACACCGCCTTCACCCTGCGCCCCGGCCGCGGCTGGCTCGGCCGCGTCGTCAACGCGCTGGGCCAGCCGGTGGACGGCAAGGGACCGCTGCGCAACGGCGAGCATCCGCGCCCGCTGCGGGCCGGCCCGCCCGCCGCCTGCGCCCGCCGCCGGGTCGGCGGCAAGATCGCCACCGGCGTGCGCGCCATGGACGCCTTCGTGCCGGTCTGCCGCGGCCAGCGCCTCGGCGTCTTCGCGGGATCGGGCGTGGGCAAATCGACCCTGCTGTCGATGCTGGCCCGCCACGCCAACGCCGACGCCATCGTCATAGGCCTGGTGGGCGAGCGCGGACGCGAGGTGCAGGAGTTCATCCAGGACGATCTGGGGGAGGACGGGCTGGCCCGCTCCGTCGTCATCGTGGCGACCTCCGACGAGCCGCCGCTGATGCGCCGCCAGGCGGCCTATCTCTGCATGACGGTGGCGGAGGAACTGCGCGACCAGGGCCAGCATGTGCTGTGCCTGATCGACAGCGTGACGCGATTCGCCATGGCCCAGCGCGAGATCGGGCTGGCCGCCGGGGAACCGCCGACCACCAAGAGCTATCCGCCGAGTGTCTTCGCCGAACTGCCGCGCCTGCTGGAACGCGCCGGCCCCGGCAACGCCGACAGCCCGGGCGACATCACCGGCATCTTCACGGTGCTGGTGGACGGCGACGACCATGACGAGCCGATCGCCGACGCGGTGCGCGGCATCCTGGACGGGCACATGGTGCTCGACCGCAAGATCGCCGAGACCGGGCGCTATCCCGCCGTCAACATCCTGCGCAGCGTGTCGCGCACCATGCCCGGCTGCCACTCCGCCGAAGAGAACCGGCTGGTGACCACGGCCCGCCGGCTGGCCGTCACCTTCGAGAACATGCGCGAGCTGGTACGGCTCGGCGCGTACAAGAAGGGTGCCGATCCGGAAGTGGACGCCGCCGTGCTCCTGCACCCCCACCTCGAGGATTTCCTGCGCCAGGGCAAGGACGACACCACCGCGCCGGCGGAGTCCTTTCACCTGCTGGAGCAGATCCTGTCCAGCCTTCCGGCCGACGCGCCGGCCTAA
- a CDS encoding flagellar basal body rod protein FlgB, with amino-acid sequence MDFSNISVFRLAGARLDYLAERQRLIAENVVNANTPDYQAKDLKPFESLMNGQRPVTPSRTSSMHLAGLRPAGSAQEARRPDQWEVTPDGNSVSLEQEMNKGSETRDAFSLTAGVFQRNVQMLRAAWRVG; translated from the coding sequence ATGGATTTTAGCAATATTTCCGTGTTCCGGCTGGCCGGCGCCCGCCTCGATTACTTGGCGGAGCGGCAGAGGCTGATCGCCGAGAACGTCGTCAACGCCAACACGCCGGATTACCAGGCGAAGGACCTGAAGCCCTTCGAATCCCTGATGAACGGCCAGCGCCCGGTCACTCCGTCGCGGACCAGCTCCATGCATCTGGCCGGGCTGCGGCCGGCCGGCTCCGCCCAGGAGGCCCGCCGCCCCGACCAGTGGGAGGTGACGCCCGACGGCAACTCCGTCTCGCTGGAGCAGGAGATGAACAAGGGCAGCGAGACCCGCGACGCCTTCTCGCTGACCGCCGGCGTCTTCCAACGCAACGTCCAGATGCTGCGCGCCGCCTGGCGCGTCGGCTGA
- the flgC gene encoding flagellar basal body rod protein FlgC, whose protein sequence is MITDPLSATLRIASSGLQAQGTRLRVVAENIANADSTAPTAGGDPYRRKTISFTSAMDRSTGSEIVKVKQIGRDRSDFQLAYDPSHPAADEKGYVKRPNVQPLIEMMDMREASRSFEASVNVIEQTRSMMNRMVDLLRS, encoded by the coding sequence ATGATCACCGATCCCCTGTCGGCAACACTGCGCATCGCCAGCTCGGGCCTCCAGGCCCAGGGCACCCGCCTGCGCGTGGTCGCCGAGAACATCGCCAACGCCGACTCCACGGCGCCGACCGCCGGCGGCGACCCCTATCGCCGCAAGACCATCTCCTTCACCAGCGCGATGGACCGGTCCACCGGTTCCGAGATCGTCAAGGTGAAGCAGATCGGCCGCGACCGCAGCGACTTCCAGCTCGCCTACGACCCGTCCCATCCCGCCGCGGACGAGAAGGGCTACGTCAAGCGCCCGAACGTCCAGCCGCTGATCGAGATGATGGACATGCGGGAAGCCAGCCGGTCCTTCGAGGCCAGCGTCAACGTCATCGAGCAGACCCGGTCCATGATGAACCGCATGGTCGACCTGCTGCGCAGCTAA
- a CDS encoding flagellar hook-basal body complex protein FliE — protein sequence MIEPIGRAAAAYAGQRATLVPGGLASDPSAAVTSAASGAASATETPPAAGAESSFGAFLDRQATQAIDTLKEGERVSLAAVAGKASAHEVVRAVMAAEMTVQTVVSIRDRMVQAYQDIMRMTV from the coding sequence ATGATCGAACCCATCGGCCGCGCCGCAGCCGCCTATGCCGGCCAGCGTGCCACCCTGGTTCCGGGCGGCCTGGCGTCCGATCCGTCGGCGGCCGTCACCTCCGCCGCCAGCGGTGCCGCCTCGGCCACCGAGACGCCGCCGGCCGCCGGTGCGGAATCGAGCTTCGGCGCCTTTCTCGACCGTCAGGCGACGCAGGCGATCGACACGCTGAAGGAGGGCGAGCGGGTGTCGCTGGCCGCCGTCGCCGGCAAGGCCAGCGCGCACGAGGTCGTCCGTGCCGTGATGGCCGCCGAGATGACCGTCCAGACGGTGGTGTCGATCCGCGACCGCATGGTGCAGGCCTATCAGGACATCATGCGGATGACGGTCTGA
- the fliQ gene encoding flagellar biosynthesis protein FliQ, whose amino-acid sequence MNEADVLEVLRSGIWTVLLIAAPPLVIAVLVGVAISLVQALTQVQEMTLTFVPKIVAILVTTVLALPFMYSSLATYAERLSSLIVSVR is encoded by the coding sequence ATGAACGAAGCGGACGTGCTGGAGGTGCTGCGCAGCGGGATCTGGACGGTGCTGCTGATCGCGGCCCCGCCGCTGGTCATCGCGGTTCTGGTCGGCGTCGCCATCTCGCTGGTGCAGGCGCTGACCCAGGTGCAGGAGATGACGCTGACCTTCGTGCCGAAGATCGTGGCGATCCTGGTCACCACCGTGCTGGCGCTGCCCTTCATGTACAGCTCGCTCGCCACCTATGCGGAGCGGTTGAGCAGCCTGATCGTGTCGGTCAGATGA
- a CDS encoding transglycosylase: protein MSARRGLAAALLLALSAGTAQAAEPRVPAPANAQIGTWSTALYVPRPAPPSARALPPEAACIDAILTAEREAGVADNMLLAMGFTEAGRMTPDRLFTIWPWTVNTEGVSRYFATKEDAMAFVRETQARGVRSIDVGCLQVNLKWHPDAFPDLETAFEPRANARYAAKFLGELRQAHGSLDDAIARYHSAQSERGAAYRQRVVGNLRWVSGALDYLRQLAAGPRNPTPAGAPSGAIAVWGREELGRLSFLSSLYGRTNGQPLLPQMVQEPRPANR from the coding sequence ATGAGCGCGCGGCGGGGTCTCGCCGCCGCCCTGCTGCTCGCGCTGTCCGCCGGGACGGCGCAGGCCGCCGAGCCGCGGGTCCCGGCTCCCGCCAACGCCCAGATCGGCACCTGGTCGACCGCGCTCTACGTCCCGCGCCCCGCGCCGCCCTCCGCCCGCGCCCTGCCGCCGGAGGCCGCCTGCATCGACGCCATCCTGACCGCGGAGCGCGAGGCCGGCGTGGCGGACAACATGCTGCTCGCCATGGGCTTCACCGAGGCCGGGCGGATGACGCCCGACCGTCTCTTCACCATCTGGCCGTGGACCGTCAACACGGAGGGCGTGTCGCGCTACTTCGCCACGAAGGAGGATGCGATGGCCTTCGTGCGGGAGACGCAGGCCCGCGGCGTGCGGTCGATCGATGTCGGCTGTCTGCAGGTGAACCTGAAATGGCATCCCGACGCCTTCCCGGATCTGGAGACCGCCTTCGAGCCGCGGGCCAACGCCCGCTACGCCGCGAAGTTCCTCGGGGAACTGCGGCAGGCCCATGGCAGCCTCGACGACGCCATCGCCCGCTACCACTCCGCCCAGTCGGAGCGGGGGGCCGCCTACCGCCAGCGCGTGGTCGGCAACCTGCGCTGGGTGTCCGGCGCGCTCGACTATCTGCGCCAGCTCGCCGCCGGCCCGCGCAACCCGACGCCGGCCGGCGCCCCGTCGGGCGCCATCGCCGTCTGGGGCCGGGAGGAACTGGGGCGGCTCTCCTTCCTGTCCAGCCTCTATGGCCGTACCAACGGCCAGCCGCTGCTGCCGCAGATGGTCCAGGAACCGCGGCCGGCCAACCGCTGA
- the flhA gene encoding flagellar biosynthesis protein FlhA, with product MSFTGTFRTRMTNLGDLGLANRDVLFAIGILLVLGVLFLPVPNWFLDLGLALSLSVSVLILMVSLWIAKPLDFSSFPTVLLVVTVLRLALNIASTRLILSQGHTGPSAAGHVIEGFSRFIMGGNFVIGVVIFAILIVINFVVITKGATRIAEVGARFTLDAIPGKQMAIDADLSAGMIDDVEARRRRKELEDESTFFGAMDGASKFVRGDAVAGLVITFINVLGGMAIGIAQQGMSFEAAASVYTILTVGDGLATQIPALVVSLAAGLLVTKGGNVGSADQAVLQQLGGYPKALMVAGGLLALLAMTPGLPLGPFLFLGATFGIAGWYLPRQRARRTALAKLEESRKTAAAPAEEAVEDMLKVDDVKVEVGNHLVPLILNKNGPLTGKVKTLRKRFAKEFGFILPSVRIKDSSFLPPKGYVISVMGVEVASGEVRPKQLLAIDPNGGSAPDIPGEATREPTFGLQAKWIDPARHEEAVAKGYTVVDPESVITTHLTEVIKDHLPNLLTFAATQKLIDGLGREYQKLISDMVPSQITLVVVQRVLQALMAERVSIRNLPAIVEAIAEAVNWTRNITMITEHVRSRLGQQICQALTASDGFMPVIALTPRWEQALVESIVTEGEDRRFAMPPSQVQEFLTAVRMCIQRHATPQVWPALLVGAEVRPFVRSLLERVSPMTPVISHAELHRKVAVKTIDQV from the coding sequence ATGAGCTTTACCGGCACCTTCCGGACCCGGATGACCAACCTCGGCGACCTGGGGCTGGCCAACCGCGACGTGCTGTTCGCCATCGGCATCCTGCTGGTGCTGGGTGTCCTGTTCCTGCCGGTCCCGAACTGGTTCCTCGACCTCGGCCTCGCGCTGTCGCTGTCGGTCAGCGTGCTGATCCTGATGGTCTCGCTGTGGATCGCCAAGCCGCTGGACTTCTCGTCCTTCCCGACCGTGCTGCTGGTGGTGACGGTGCTGCGGCTGGCGCTGAACATCGCGTCGACCCGCCTGATCCTCAGCCAGGGCCACACCGGCCCGTCGGCCGCCGGCCATGTGATCGAGGGTTTCAGCCGCTTCATCATGGGCGGCAACTTCGTCATCGGCGTGGTGATCTTCGCCATCCTGATCGTCATCAACTTCGTGGTGATCACCAAGGGCGCCACCCGCATCGCCGAGGTGGGCGCCCGCTTCACGCTGGACGCCATCCCCGGCAAGCAGATGGCGATCGACGCCGACCTGTCCGCCGGCATGATCGACGACGTCGAGGCCCGCCGCCGCCGCAAGGAGCTGGAGGACGAGAGTACCTTCTTCGGCGCCATGGACGGTGCGTCGAAGTTCGTGCGCGGCGATGCGGTCGCCGGCCTCGTCATCACCTTCATCAACGTGCTGGGCGGCATGGCGATCGGCATCGCCCAGCAGGGCATGTCCTTCGAGGCGGCGGCATCGGTCTACACCATCCTGACGGTGGGCGACGGGCTGGCGACGCAGATCCCGGCGCTGGTGGTGTCGCTCGCCGCCGGCCTCCTGGTCACCAAGGGCGGCAACGTCGGTTCGGCCGACCAGGCGGTGCTGCAGCAGCTCGGCGGCTATCCCAAGGCGCTGATGGTGGCGGGCGGCCTGCTGGCGCTGCTGGCGATGACCCCCGGCCTGCCGCTCGGCCCCTTCCTGTTCCTCGGCGCCACCTTCGGGATCGCCGGCTGGTACCTGCCGCGCCAGCGCGCCAGGCGCACGGCGCTCGCCAAGCTGGAGGAGTCGCGCAAGACCGCCGCCGCCCCGGCGGAAGAGGCGGTGGAGGACATGCTGAAGGTGGACGACGTGAAGGTGGAGGTCGGCAACCACCTCGTCCCGCTGATCCTCAACAAGAACGGCCCCCTGACCGGCAAGGTGAAGACGCTGCGCAAGCGCTTCGCCAAGGAGTTCGGCTTCATCCTGCCGTCGGTCCGTATCAAGGATTCGAGTTTCCTGCCGCCCAAGGGCTATGTGATCAGCGTCATGGGGGTGGAGGTCGCCAGCGGCGAGGTGCGGCCCAAGCAGCTCCTCGCCATCGATCCCAACGGCGGGAGCGCTCCCGACATCCCGGGCGAGGCGACGCGCGAGCCGACCTTCGGCCTGCAGGCCAAGTGGATCGACCCGGCCCGCCACGAGGAGGCCGTCGCCAAGGGCTACACCGTCGTCGATCCGGAAAGCGTCATCACCACGCACCTGACCGAGGTGATCAAGGACCATCTGCCCAACCTGCTGACCTTCGCGGCGACGCAGAAGCTGATCGACGGGCTGGGGCGGGAGTACCAGAAGCTGATCTCCGACATGGTGCCGAGCCAGATCACCCTGGTGGTGGTGCAGCGCGTGCTCCAGGCCCTGATGGCGGAGCGCGTGTCGATCCGCAACCTGCCGGCCATCGTCGAGGCGATCGCCGAGGCGGTGAACTGGACCCGCAACATCACCATGATCACCGAGCATGTGCGCAGCCGCCTGGGCCAGCAGATCTGCCAGGCGCTGACGGCGTCGGACGGCTTCATGCCGGTGATCGCGCTGACCCCGCGGTGGGAGCAGGCGCTGGTGGAGAGCATCGTGACGGAGGGCGAGGACCGCCGCTTCGCCATGCCGCCCAGCCAGGTGCAGGAGTTCCTGACCGCCGTGCGCATGTGCATCCAGCGCCATGCCACGCCGCAGGTCTGGCCGGCCCTGCTGGTCGGCGCCGAGGTGCGGCCCTTCGTCCGCTCCCTGCTGGAACGGGTGAGCCCGATGACACCGGTCATCAGCCACGCCGAACTGCATCGCAAGGTGGCCGTCAAGACCATCGACCAGGTGTGA
- a CDS encoding flagellar biosynthetic protein FliR — protein sequence MDMLAQLIGQEIYGTFLVFVRVAAAIGLLPGFGEYAVPMRVRLMIAVVTALALARTVTGLPPIPPDAAVMAGHMAAEMLVGAFLGLGAKLFLAALQVSGNIAAQAVGLANPFNIEGAGFEGGSMLSGTLVIAALAALFATDVHYLMLDALVRSYGTWPAAVMPDIGMMAGRFAQLVAGTFRLGVELAAPFLVFGLIVNVALGLINRVMPAMPVYFVGTPAMLGAGLIVFMVTAGVMLTACLAALTAWLAGR from the coding sequence ATGGACATGCTGGCGCAACTCATCGGCCAGGAGATCTACGGGACCTTCCTGGTCTTCGTCCGGGTGGCGGCGGCGATCGGGCTGCTGCCGGGCTTCGGCGAATATGCGGTGCCCATGCGGGTCCGGCTGATGATCGCCGTGGTCACCGCCCTGGCGCTCGCCCGCACGGTCACCGGCCTGCCGCCGATCCCGCCCGACGCCGCCGTGATGGCCGGCCACATGGCGGCGGAGATGCTGGTCGGCGCCTTCCTCGGGCTGGGCGCCAAGCTGTTCCTCGCGGCCCTGCAGGTGTCCGGCAACATCGCCGCCCAGGCGGTCGGCCTCGCCAACCCCTTCAACATCGAAGGGGCGGGATTCGAAGGCGGCTCCATGCTCTCGGGGACGCTGGTCATCGCCGCGCTGGCGGCGCTGTTCGCGACGGACGTCCATTACCTGATGCTGGATGCGCTGGTGCGGTCCTATGGAACCTGGCCGGCGGCGGTGATGCCGGACATCGGCATGATGGCCGGCCGCTTCGCGCAGCTGGTGGCCGGAACCTTCCGGCTGGGGGTCGAGCTGGCGGCGCCCTTCCTGGTGTTCGGACTGATCGTCAACGTCGCGCTGGGCCTGATCAACCGGGTGATGCCGGCGATGCCCGTCTATTTCGTCGGCACGCCGGCCATGCTGGGGGCGGGTCTGATCGTCTTCATGGTGACGGCGGGCGTCATGCTCACCGCCTGCCTCGCCGCCCTGACGGCCTGGCTGGCCGGACGGTGA
- a CDS encoding EscU/YscU/HrcU family type III secretion system export apparatus switch protein, giving the protein MADEQDNEQKTEEPTEKRLRDALEKGDVPRARDVGLLAGMAAAWLIVAAGAPRTASGVAEVLLPLIENPDDFRLDGSAYDVLHGLSWVIGGIGVAMLPVLGILLAGAAASALGQGPLVSTTERIRPKLSNISLRSGWRRIFSRTALIEFCKSLAKLTAIAGAVWFAVAPYIRWTEGIVGMDVAALPNLLRDLTLRLLLAVLLATVLMAAVDVLWNRLEWRKRLRMTFQELKDEYKQTEGDPHLKARLREIRRDRSRRRMMAAVPRATVVIANPTHFAVALEYDRSRMPAPICLAKGADLVALRIRTIAEENGVPVIENPPLARALYASAEIDKLIPLQHYQAVAEVMMYVLRLKGGTARRTGS; this is encoded by the coding sequence GTGGCGGACGAGCAGGACAACGAGCAGAAGACAGAAGAGCCGACGGAAAAACGCCTGCGCGACGCGCTGGAGAAGGGCGACGTCCCGCGGGCACGCGACGTCGGGCTGCTGGCCGGCATGGCGGCGGCCTGGCTGATCGTCGCGGCCGGGGCGCCGCGCACCGCGTCCGGCGTGGCGGAGGTGCTGCTGCCGCTGATCGAGAACCCGGACGACTTCCGCCTGGACGGCAGCGCCTACGACGTGCTGCACGGCCTGAGCTGGGTGATCGGCGGGATCGGGGTGGCGATGCTGCCGGTGCTGGGCATCCTGCTGGCCGGGGCGGCGGCCTCGGCGCTCGGCCAGGGGCCGCTGGTCTCGACCACCGAGCGCATCCGGCCCAAGCTGTCGAACATCTCGCTGCGCAGCGGGTGGCGCCGCATCTTCTCGCGGACGGCCCTGATCGAGTTCTGCAAGAGCCTCGCCAAGCTGACGGCCATCGCCGGCGCCGTCTGGTTCGCGGTGGCGCCCTACATAAGATGGACGGAGGGAATCGTGGGCATGGATGTCGCAGCGCTGCCCAACCTGTTGCGGGACCTGACGCTGCGCCTGCTGCTGGCGGTCCTGCTCGCGACGGTTCTGATGGCGGCCGTGGACGTGCTGTGGAACCGGCTGGAATGGCGCAAGCGCCTGCGCATGACCTTCCAGGAGCTCAAGGACGAGTACAAGCAGACCGAGGGCGACCCGCACCTGAAGGCCCGCCTGCGCGAGATCAGGCGCGACCGCTCCAGGCGGCGCATGATGGCCGCCGTGCCGCGGGCGACCGTGGTCATCGCCAACCCCACCCACTTCGCCGTGGCGCTGGAATATGACCGGTCCCGCATGCCGGCGCCGATCTGCCTCGCCAAGGGGGCGGATCTCGTCGCGCTGCGCATCCGCACCATCGCCGAGGAGAACGGCGTGCCGGTGATCGAGAACCCGCCGCTGGCCCGTGCCCTCTACGCCTCCGCCGAGATCGACAAGCTGATCCCGCTGCAGCACTACCAGGCGGTGGCCGAGGTCATGATGTATGTGCTGCGCCTGAAGGGCGGGACCGCGCGGCGGACCGGCTCGTGA
- a CDS encoding YitT family protein — protein MRKAASHSAFDNAQGQLFGIIMTAFGISLLHAAGLITGQAAGLAFLISYATGANFGLVFLLVNLPFYALAAARIGWRFTIRSLIAVTGVSLLTSALPLVLSYSVIQPHVAAVLAGFCIGIGVIGLFRHGSSGGGVGILAYYIQEKTGFRAGWLQAMIDVLIFAGALFVIDGKALLASMLGAAVLNAFVAFNHRTDWYVAR, from the coding sequence GTGCGGAAAGCCGCCTCCCACAGCGCGTTCGACAATGCGCAGGGGCAGCTTTTCGGCATCATCATGACCGCCTTCGGGATCTCGCTGCTGCATGCCGCGGGCCTGATCACCGGGCAGGCGGCGGGATTGGCCTTCCTGATCTCCTATGCCACGGGGGCCAATTTCGGGCTGGTGTTCCTGCTGGTGAACCTGCCCTTCTACGCCCTGGCGGCCGCCCGCATCGGCTGGCGCTTCACCATCCGCTCGCTGATCGCGGTGACGGGCGTCTCGCTGCTGACCAGCGCCCTGCCCCTGGTGCTGAGCTACAGCGTGATCCAGCCGCATGTGGCGGCGGTGCTGGCGGGCTTCTGCATCGGCATCGGCGTCATCGGGCTGTTCCGCCACGGCTCCAGCGGTGGCGGCGTCGGCATCCTGGCCTACTATATCCAGGAGAAGACCGGCTTCCGCGCCGGCTGGCTGCAGGCGATGATCGACGTGCTGATCTTCGCCGGCGCCCTCTTCGTGATCGACGGCAAGGCGCTGCTCGCCTCCATGCTGGGAGCGGCGGTGCTGAACGCCTTCGTCGCCTTCAACCACCGGACGGACTGGTACGTGGCGCGCTGA